The Mytilus edulis chromosome 12, xbMytEdul2.2, whole genome shotgun sequence genome contains a region encoding:
- the LOC139498913 gene encoding uncharacterized protein isoform X2: MAEFKTRKINGRPYHPQSQGRVERFNRTVVAYFRTAFVDSRDWPSMLDEFYYKYNSRVNKSTKPLTPYQRFYKRPNFCVALEDQVPICNLTSEEKAFLNSAHLDVEDNVETEELTVENTEVNENSQEQVEDSSTTLQSAHTDRVSIVHVPECAHMDDLSIAPVQERQLSNQEYMENMWRQKLEKIAPVERRSNIYNETPLTDITN; this comes from the exons ATGGCagaatttaaaacaagaaaaattaaCGGAAGGCCTTACCATCCCCAATCACAAG GTCGAGTTGAAAGGTTTAACAGAACAGTTGTCGCCTACTTCAGAACAGCTTTTGTTGATAGTCGGGACTGGCCGAGTATGTTAGACGAATTTTACTATAAGTACAACAGCAGAGTTAATAAATCTACCAAACCTTTGACACCATATCAGAGATTTTATAAAAGACCAAATTTCTGTGTTGCGTTAGAAGATCag GTACCAATATGCAATTTGACATCAGAAGAAAAGGCATTTTTGAATAGTGCACACCTGGATGTAGAAGATAATGTTGAAACAGAAGAATTAACAGTAGAAAATACAGAAGTCAATGAAAATAGTCAG GAACAAGTTGAGGACAGCAGCACTACACTACAATCTGCGCATACAGATCGGGTATCTATTGTACATGTACCAGAGTGTGCACATATGGACGATTTATCTATTGCGCCAGTACAAGAGAGACAATTGTCAAATCAGGAGTATATGGAAAATATGTGGAGACAGAAACTAGAAAAGATt GCCCCTGTAGAAAGAAGAAGTAACATTTACAATGAAACACCTTTAACTGACATTACAAACTAA
- the LOC139498913 gene encoding uncharacterized protein isoform X1, giving the protein MVCNTDMMHGTPLTDTTNSQMVRNTDMTHGTPLTDITNSHMVRNTDMTHRTPLTHITNSQMVRNTDMMHRTPLTHITNSQMVRNTDMMLGTPLADITNSQIIRNTDMMQNDVSPYYREIYAKTFLANTIQTNSNKRRYPDSNIYTENREAWDRDLYPVELFPRKSQVMEMQTFNPNINDTIDFRPNSALSAGTNVFLSGYWRKGIVMDIQMDDSKGRVYTVKDLENNKIHCLSKYLIRPNLLY; this is encoded by the exons ATGGTTTGCAACACTGATATGATGCACGGAACACCTTTAACTGACACTACAAACTCACAGATGGTTCGCAACACTGATATGACGCATGGAACACCTTTGACTGACATTACAAACTCACATATGGTTCGCAACACTGATATGACGCATAGAACACCTTTGACTCACATTACAAACTCACAGATGGTTCGCAACACTGATATGATGCATAGAACACCTTTGACTCACATTACAAACTCACAGATGGTTCGCAACACTGATATGATGCTTGGAACACCTTTGGCTGACATTACAAACTCACAGATAATTCGCAACACTGATATGATGCAG aatGACGTAAGCCCGTATTACCGGGAAATATATGCTAAAACATTTTTAGCCAATACAATACAGACCAATTCAAACAAACGGAGATATCCTGATTCCAATATTTACACTGag AACAGAGAAGCATGGGATAGGGATTTGTATCCTGTTGAGTTGTTTCCTAGGAAGTCCCAAGTGATGGAAATGCAAACATTTAATCCAAATATTAATGACACAATAGATTTTAGACCAAATTCAGCACTTAGCGCAGGAACAAATGTATTTCTGTCAGGGTATTGGAGGAAGGGGATAGTGATGGACATTCAGATGGATGATTCTAAAGGGAGAGTGTACACAGTGAAAGACCTTGAGAACAATAAAATCCACTGTTTATCAAAATACTTAATTCGTCCGAATTTGCTGTATTAA